In Pseudoalteromonas sp. '520P1 No. 423', the following proteins share a genomic window:
- a CDS encoding DUF4440 domain-containing protein yields the protein MAQLKQDLIALELKLIEPDVRRCKTTLNQLIAEDFMEYPASGGAPYSKNDVYDRLAGEMPFTVEQQDYQLRILADNVAQLVYRAKITLIDTDTIKYSHRSSLYKFNGEHWQMQFHQGTPCERFI from the coding sequence ATGGCGCAGCTGAAACAAGATTTAATCGCATTGGAACTTAAGTTAATTGAGCCTGACGTGCGTCGTTGTAAAACAACTTTAAATCAATTAATTGCTGAGGATTTTATGGAATATCCAGCAAGTGGTGGCGCGCCATATTCAAAAAATGATGTATATGACAGGCTTGCAGGTGAAATGCCTTTTACCGTTGAGCAACAGGATTATCAGTTAAGAATATTAGCTGATAATGTTGCTCAGTTGGTTTATCGTGCGAAAATCACCTTAATTGATACTGATACAATCAAGTATTCTCATAGAAGTTCACTCTATAAATTTAATGGCGAGCATTGGCAAATGCAATTTCATCAGGGCACACCCTGTGAGCGCTTTATTTAG
- a CDS encoding FAD-binding and (Fe-S)-binding domain-containing protein: MSHQQFTKFKSHLSNFLLPEEIIDAYTQRYAFGTDASFYRLIPKLVLKLKNKNQVKQVLSLANQYKVPVTFRAAGTSLSGQAITDSVLITLSRDWQNYDITHLGEKITLQPGIIGAKANQLLHPFNKKLGPDPASIDSCKIGGIAANNSSGMCCGVKQNSYHTLADMTIIFADGTELDTSDQHSCNHFLNNQPQLINQISQLLLSVQNNPEIAELIKQKYRYKNTCGYGINSLLDFQHPIDVIKHLMIGSEGTLGFIADITYHTVDDHQHKITGFYIFDDLNLACNLVPELANLNVTALELLDFRALNSVANKPLMQQCLNQNPDTQNTQLTENSAALLIEVHAKNADELAIIHQQCQNLIAKLQANIQAKVAFTKDQQISSELWQIRKATFPAVGAVRQKGTTVIIEDVTFPIEKLALGVKALQSLFKKYQYNEAIIFGHALDGNLHFVFTQSFNEQSQTDRYSAFMQEVSQLVAIEFKGALKAEHGTGRNMAPFVELEWGTDAYKLMQQVKQAFDPNGILNPDVLISDNKNIHLENLKTLPPADDIIDKCVECGFCESVCPSNEYTLTPRQRISVWRRIVELENKLNHSDVDVAIKQKLDTLQQDYQKLAIDSCATTGLCGLKCPVGINTGEFIKSLHANKLNDSKTALKLSHFAATHLDKTLSTAKMGLSSVAALSAALPTPILEKSFIVLNTISNNRIPLYYPAWPKGEKKISATKHAFTTQKKKVIYIPSCGGRTFAPDKSAADQRPLFEVISSILNKANFEVLIPPAINNLCCGMPWQSKGDTHSANTKANELITLIKSLNQDNSIPVIMDASPCALTLNNSDKGEFKVYETAEFINQNVLNTLTITPQTQPITLHVTCSSKRQNIEHNLINIAKACASEVLIPSDIACCGFAGDKGFFEPALNESALKTLKPQIHHFNNNPHNKSHNNKTCITEGFSNSRTCEIGLTKASDIPYQSIVYLLDRVSKPIGD; the protein is encoded by the coding sequence ATGTCACATCAGCAATTTACAAAATTCAAATCTCATCTAAGTAATTTCTTACTCCCAGAAGAAATCATAGATGCCTACACCCAACGATATGCTTTTGGCACTGACGCCAGCTTTTATCGACTTATACCTAAACTGGTCTTAAAACTTAAAAACAAAAACCAAGTAAAACAAGTTTTAAGTTTGGCTAACCAATATAAAGTACCGGTTACTTTTAGAGCCGCAGGTACTAGCTTATCAGGACAAGCCATTACAGATTCTGTATTAATTACTTTATCGCGCGATTGGCAAAATTACGACATTACCCACTTAGGTGAAAAAATCACCTTACAGCCTGGGATCATTGGCGCTAAAGCGAACCAATTATTACACCCTTTTAATAAAAAATTAGGGCCTGATCCGGCATCAATAGATAGTTGTAAAATTGGCGGTATCGCAGCAAATAATTCATCTGGCATGTGCTGTGGCGTAAAACAAAACAGTTACCATACCTTAGCAGATATGACGATTATTTTTGCCGATGGGACAGAGCTTGATACATCAGACCAACACAGTTGTAATCACTTTTTAAATAACCAGCCGCAGTTAATAAATCAAATTTCGCAGTTATTGTTAAGCGTACAAAATAATCCTGAAATAGCAGAGCTAATTAAACAAAAATATCGTTATAAAAACACCTGTGGCTACGGTATTAATTCATTGCTAGATTTTCAACACCCTATCGATGTCATTAAACATTTAATGATAGGCAGTGAAGGTACTTTAGGTTTTATCGCCGATATTACTTATCATACGGTTGATGATCACCAACATAAAATAACCGGCTTTTATATTTTTGATGATTTAAATTTAGCCTGCAATTTAGTACCAGAGCTTGCTAATTTAAATGTGACGGCACTTGAGTTACTTGATTTTAGAGCACTCAATAGTGTTGCAAATAAACCGTTAATGCAGCAATGTTTAAATCAAAATCCAGACACCCAAAATACACAACTAACCGAAAATTCAGCCGCTTTACTGATTGAGGTACATGCTAAAAATGCTGATGAATTAGCAATCATTCACCAACAATGCCAAAATTTAATTGCAAAGTTACAGGCTAATATACAAGCCAAAGTTGCATTTACTAAAGATCAGCAAATAAGTAGCGAACTTTGGCAAATACGCAAAGCAACCTTTCCTGCAGTAGGTGCTGTTAGGCAAAAAGGCACTACAGTTATAATTGAAGATGTGACCTTTCCTATCGAAAAGCTCGCTTTAGGTGTAAAAGCATTACAAAGTTTATTTAAAAAATATCAATATAATGAAGCCATTATTTTTGGTCATGCATTAGATGGCAATTTACATTTTGTTTTCACTCAATCATTCAACGAGCAAAGCCAAACCGATAGATACAGTGCATTTATGCAAGAAGTCTCACAACTTGTTGCTATTGAGTTTAAAGGTGCATTAAAAGCGGAACATGGCACAGGGCGAAATATGGCGCCATTTGTTGAATTAGAATGGGGCACTGATGCTTATAAGTTAATGCAACAGGTAAAACAGGCTTTTGATCCCAATGGCATATTAAACCCTGATGTTTTAATAAGTGATAATAAAAACATACATTTAGAAAACCTAAAAACACTGCCACCTGCAGATGATATAATAGATAAATGTGTAGAGTGTGGTTTTTGTGAATCCGTTTGCCCATCAAATGAATATACACTCACGCCTAGACAAAGGATCAGCGTTTGGCGACGTATCGTTGAACTTGAAAATAAGCTAAATCACAGTGATGTTGATGTTGCTATAAAACAAAAACTAGATACCTTACAACAAGATTATCAAAAGCTAGCCATTGACTCATGCGCAACAACAGGGTTATGTGGTTTAAAATGCCCTGTTGGTATTAATACTGGCGAGTTTATAAAGTCGTTACACGCAAATAAATTAAACGATAGTAAAACCGCATTAAAACTTTCTCATTTTGCAGCAACCCATTTAGATAAAACACTTTCTACTGCAAAAATGGGTTTATCTTCAGTGGCAGCACTGAGCGCTGCGTTACCAACACCCATATTAGAGAAGTCTTTTATAGTTTTAAATACCATTAGTAACAACCGCATTCCTTTATATTATCCTGCTTGGCCTAAAGGCGAAAAAAAAATAAGCGCAACCAAGCACGCATTTACCACGCAGAAAAAAAAGGTAATTTATATTCCGAGCTGCGGTGGCAGAACTTTTGCGCCAGATAAAAGTGCAGCCGATCAACGTCCTTTATTTGAAGTCATATCTTCGATTTTAAACAAAGCCAATTTTGAAGTATTAATCCCCCCTGCTATTAATAACCTCTGCTGTGGTATGCCGTGGCAAAGTAAAGGTGATACCCATAGCGCAAATACAAAAGCTAATGAACTTATCACTTTAATAAAATCATTAAACCAAGATAATTCAATACCCGTCATCATGGATGCCAGCCCTTGTGCTTTGACACTGAATAACTCAGATAAAGGTGAGTTTAAAGTGTATGAAACAGCTGAATTTATCAATCAAAACGTATTAAATACTTTAACTATTACGCCACAAACACAACCAATCACTTTGCATGTGACCTGTAGCAGTAAACGCCAAAACATTGAACATAACCTGATAAATATAGCCAAAGCCTGTGCCAGTGAAGTGCTCATTCCTAGCGATATTGCATGTTGTGGTTTTGCAGGGGATAAAGGCTTTTTTGAACCCGCTCTTAACGAAAGTGCTTTAAAAACCCTAAAACCGCAAATTCATCATTTCAATAACAACCCCCATAACAAATCCCATAACAACAAAACTTGCATAACAGAGGGCTTTTCAAACAGCCGAACTTGCGAAATTGGTTTAACTAAAGCCAGTGACATCCCCTATCAATCAATTGTGTATTTGCTAGATAGGGTGAGTAAACCTATAGGCGACTAG
- the sbcD gene encoding exonuclease subunit SbcD, translating to MKILHTSDWHLGQHFIGKSRAGEHQAFINWILVQIVEQQIDAVIIAGDVFDTGAPPSYAREIYNRFVVEVNKLGCQLIVLGGNHDSVSTLNESKELLAYLNTQVIANVCGDLSEQIIVLNHSFGEHKGKPGAVLCAIPFIRPKDVMTSRAGETGQEKQQALGQAIKDHYANLYQLADDKRKTLECELPIVATGHLTALGVKTSDSVRDIYIGSLEAFSASEFPPADYIALGHIHRPQIVAKSEHIRYSGSPIPLSFDELGTEKQVLLAEFDGGKLNTVTPLKVPLFQPMQSIKGDLESIETQLNKLENDDDTLPTWLHIEVKTQDYLNDLQQRIATLVEDLNVEVLQLRRARTNRQVSIEKQQKQVLAELTPLDVFEQRLAQESFETEQEQQRRTRIITTFQNIVEDVKEAK from the coding sequence ATGAAAATATTACACACATCAGATTGGCATTTAGGTCAGCATTTTATTGGTAAAAGCCGCGCAGGTGAGCATCAAGCATTTATTAACTGGATTTTAGTTCAAATTGTTGAGCAACAGATAGATGCAGTGATCATAGCTGGTGATGTATTTGATACAGGTGCACCGCCCAGTTATGCCCGTGAAATCTATAACCGTTTTGTGGTTGAAGTGAATAAATTAGGCTGCCAATTAATTGTATTAGGCGGTAATCATGACTCTGTATCTACCTTAAATGAATCAAAAGAATTGTTGGCTTATTTAAATACCCAAGTGATTGCTAATGTATGTGGTGATTTGAGTGAGCAGATCATAGTTTTAAATCATAGCTTTGGTGAACATAAAGGAAAACCGGGCGCAGTATTGTGCGCCATTCCTTTTATTCGCCCGAAAGATGTGATGACAAGTCGTGCTGGTGAAACAGGTCAAGAAAAACAACAAGCGTTAGGGCAAGCAATTAAAGACCATTATGCTAATTTATATCAACTCGCAGATGATAAACGTAAAACTTTAGAGTGTGAATTGCCAATTGTTGCCACAGGTCATTTAACGGCTTTAGGTGTAAAAACATCTGACTCAGTGCGTGATATTTATATTGGTAGTTTAGAAGCGTTTTCAGCTTCAGAATTCCCACCTGCGGATTACATTGCCCTTGGCCATATTCATCGTCCACAAATTGTCGCAAAATCTGAACATATTCGTTATAGCGGTTCACCAATTCCTTTAAGCTTTGATGAACTGGGCACTGAAAAACAAGTATTACTCGCTGAGTTTGATGGCGGCAAATTAAACACAGTTACTCCTTTGAAAGTGCCATTATTTCAGCCTATGCAATCAATTAAAGGTGATTTAGAAAGCATTGAAACACAGTTGAATAAACTTGAAAATGATGATGATACCTTGCCTACTTGGTTACATATTGAAGTAAAAACGCAAGATTATTTAAATGATTTACAACAGCGTATTGCCACTTTAGTTGAAGATTTAAATGTCGAAGTGCTACAACTGCGCAGAGCACGTACTAATCGTCAAGTTTCAATTGAAAAACAACAAAAACAAGTTTTAGCAGAGTTAACACCATTAGATGTATTTGAGCAACGCTTGGCACAAGAGTCATTTGAAACAGAGCAAGAACAACAAAGGCGAACACGTATTATCACGACTTTTCAAAATATCGTTGAAGATGTAAAGGAGGCTAAATAA
- a CDS encoding phosphotransferase, protein MNLSDLTRSTLYQVFGKQIQIADVVLIQSLWSDFGQLLRVKLTNAPIQSVIVKYIKVPNEISHPKGWQSDLSTQRKLKSYQVESAWYQDFSALCDSSVAESYASNTVNNETVIILADLACSDYAPLSCDANERQIKQALNWLAQFHAQHLQVCPQKLWQTGSYWHLATRPDELAVLTDLGLKAQANNINDELNQCEYQSIIHGDAKLANFLFKTEGAAAVDFQYVGGGVGIKDVMLLLSSMPQALMTNEAEYLEYYFTQLASYLSHYHAHIDAEEVCKQWQDLYKFAWADFVRFLKGWSPNHFKLNQHSLAITELALSELA, encoded by the coding sequence ATGAATTTAAGTGATTTAACACGTAGTACTTTGTATCAAGTATTTGGTAAACAAATCCAAATAGCTGATGTAGTGCTGATCCAATCATTATGGAGTGATTTTGGTCAACTTTTACGTGTAAAGTTAACTAATGCGCCAATTCAGAGCGTGATCGTAAAATATATTAAAGTGCCTAACGAAATAAGCCATCCAAAAGGGTGGCAATCAGATTTATCTACTCAAAGAAAATTAAAGTCATATCAAGTAGAAAGTGCATGGTATCAAGACTTCTCTGCATTATGCGACTCATCAGTTGCAGAGTCATATGCCTCTAACACTGTAAATAATGAAACTGTGATAATATTAGCTGATTTAGCATGTTCGGATTATGCGCCATTGAGCTGTGATGCTAACGAGCGCCAAATAAAACAAGCTTTAAATTGGCTAGCGCAATTTCATGCGCAACACTTACAAGTATGCCCGCAAAAATTATGGCAAACCGGCAGTTATTGGCATTTAGCAACACGACCTGATGAACTTGCAGTGCTAACAGATTTAGGCTTAAAAGCACAAGCTAACAATATTAATGATGAATTAAATCAATGTGAGTATCAAAGCATTATTCATGGTGATGCAAAGTTGGCTAACTTTTTATTTAAAACCGAAGGTGCCGCAGCTGTCGATTTTCAGTACGTGGGCGGTGGCGTTGGTATTAAAGATGTCATGTTGTTGCTAAGTAGCATGCCTCAAGCGTTAATGACAAATGAAGCTGAGTATTTAGAATATTACTTTACTCAGTTAGCAAGTTATTTATCACACTATCATGCACATATTGATGCTGAGGAAGTTTGTAAACAATGGCAAGATTTATATAAATTTGCATGGGCAGATTTTGTTCGCTTTTTAAAAGGTTGGTCACCCAATCACTTTAAATTAAATCAACATAGTTTAGCGATAACTGAATTGGCGCTCAGTGAATTAGCCTAA
- a CDS encoding AAA family ATPase, with protein sequence MKILSLRFQNINSLKGEWKIDFSQAPFNDNGLFAITGSTGAGKTTILDAICLALYHRTPRLSNISKTTNELMTRDTVECMAEVEFEVKGIAYRAFWSQKRSRGKIDGNLQEAKVELAKLEDSGDDSILASQVKTKIQLTEEISGLDFARFTKSMLLSQGQFAAFLNAEPNERAELLEQLTGTEIFSLISEKVHQDFSVIKNALARLKDKQQDFEVLSEEDLELLKQQQTDNQTSLEDNQKSKTILIEQQAWLKKRDEAKNNLLQSDNNLLSAQKNTDEQHSNFEKLAKCEPAEKIRAQFVLLNKVKQQLTSISDKHKVLSVEQEAADKVSTDLSQTLNTTNSELETLTKSYTELNTLLNDKIVPLDAICKQLSDDVAKSQQQIEALTTTEQSQTSELKSHVEMQQKMQAEHIQFTEYLESHKQDENLAEQLPVWQVKFDGLTKLNTQKLALDKTLKMSQKDVTAQQTALEKTQETIKQGELSAKSQQDELNKQKQNLATLLNGDELANLKQQLLLLNQQQEHRSTLSFNSEQWQKSQNEYHQLTQQHQVLQQNVTQFEHQIQQLRADYRPKLQMQKDLQKILEQERKITDLTQARSQLQPGDACPLCGSYEHPSVQQYQTVNVSDTEQRLNAVTTELDAIKVNGENLKTQQAVANEQLAAIIKQQQELSNTGQTLSAQWQNICNELQLQITIDNITAFNDYINQCSEQKNYLEQHIKQIEQQEVTLRGLQTQVDAAISEQTKHSHQVELAQQQIATLQQQVKATELELTNIDEQYKTDESELKTTFESLSLSLPELESASEWFDNKQQDSQNYTHAKEQTTALQEQLTAAGVKSDNLEKLIVESQAQLKQHSDVLNEFKQKLEVEQKTRFELFADKDVSEQRLLSEKALAHIQEKQKQVQTQSHNAAQALTEIKGQLNALNIELETANTEQTQQTDKWQKQLADSPFKEQVEFEAALLDEDEREALIKLKQTLQTELDGAKAVQIEAKKQLELVENLEQSNQASKSSLSEVTEQLAKLESDILLLTENIANAKFKLTENDKKQTSQALLIEQIAQSQIEFDDMAYLHSLIGSQKGAKFNKFAQGLTLDHLVFLANKQLDKLHGRYLLQRKQTEALELQVIDTWQGDTVRDTKTLSGGESFLVSLALALALSDLVSHKTSIDSLFLDEGFGTLDSETLDIALNALDSLNASGKMIGVISHIEAMKERIPVQILVKKMNGLGVSKLEDKFKFIKE encoded by the coding sequence ATGAAAATTTTAAGCCTCAGATTTCAAAATATTAATTCACTTAAAGGTGAATGGAAAATTGACTTTAGCCAAGCACCTTTTAACGATAACGGTTTATTTGCTATTACAGGCTCTACGGGAGCCGGTAAAACTACGATATTAGATGCCATTTGTTTAGCGCTTTATCATAGAACGCCACGACTCAGTAACATTTCTAAAACAACCAATGAGTTAATGACTCGCGATACCGTTGAATGTATGGCAGAGGTTGAATTTGAAGTAAAAGGCATTGCATATCGTGCTTTTTGGAGCCAAAAACGCTCTCGCGGTAAAATTGATGGCAATTTACAAGAAGCTAAAGTTGAATTGGCTAAATTAGAAGATAGCGGTGATGACAGTATTTTAGCGTCACAAGTTAAAACTAAAATTCAATTAACAGAAGAGATCAGCGGTTTGGATTTTGCGCGTTTTACAAAATCTATGTTGTTATCTCAAGGTCAATTCGCTGCATTTTTAAATGCTGAGCCTAATGAGCGAGCTGAGTTATTAGAACAATTAACGGGGACAGAAATTTTTAGTTTAATCTCTGAAAAAGTACATCAAGATTTCAGTGTCATTAAAAATGCGTTAGCGCGTTTAAAAGACAAACAGCAAGATTTTGAAGTGTTATCTGAAGAAGATTTAGAGCTGTTAAAACAGCAGCAAACAGATAATCAAACCAGCCTAGAAGATAATCAAAAAAGTAAAACAATTTTAATTGAGCAGCAAGCTTGGTTAAAAAAACGTGATGAGGCGAAAAATAACTTATTACAATCAGATAATAATTTATTATCTGCACAAAAAAATACTGATGAGCAACACAGTAATTTTGAAAAACTGGCAAAGTGTGAACCTGCCGAAAAAATCAGAGCGCAATTTGTTTTATTAAATAAAGTAAAACAACAATTAACAAGCATAAGCGATAAACATAAAGTATTAAGTGTTGAGCAAGAAGCTGCTGATAAAGTATCTACGGATTTGTCTCAAACACTTAATACAACAAACAGCGAGCTTGAAACACTTACAAAATCTTATACTGAACTCAATACGCTATTAAATGACAAAATAGTGCCGTTAGATGCAATATGTAAGCAGCTAAGTGATGATGTTGCTAAAAGTCAGCAGCAAATAGAAGCACTTACAACAACAGAGCAAAGCCAAACAAGTGAGCTAAAATCTCATGTTGAAATGCAGCAAAAAATGCAAGCTGAACATATACAATTTACTGAGTATTTAGAGTCTCATAAACAAGATGAAAATTTAGCTGAGCAATTGCCTGTTTGGCAAGTAAAGTTTGATGGTTTAACTAAATTAAATACGCAAAAATTAGCGTTAGATAAAACGCTTAAAATGTCGCAAAAAGATGTCACAGCACAACAAACCGCACTTGAAAAAACACAAGAAACAATTAAACAAGGTGAGCTAAGTGCAAAATCACAGCAAGATGAGCTAAATAAACAAAAACAAAATTTGGCCACTTTGTTAAATGGTGATGAGTTAGCAAATTTGAAGCAACAGTTATTATTATTAAATCAGCAGCAAGAACATCGCTCGACATTAAGCTTTAATAGCGAACAATGGCAAAAATCTCAAAATGAATATCACCAGTTAACGCAGCAACATCAAGTACTACAACAAAATGTGACTCAATTTGAACACCAAATTCAGCAATTAAGAGCAGATTACCGCCCTAAGCTACAAATGCAAAAAGATTTACAAAAAATCTTAGAGCAAGAGCGTAAAATCACTGATTTAACACAAGCGAGATCGCAATTACAGCCAGGCGATGCCTGTCCATTATGTGGCTCTTATGAACATCCTTCTGTGCAGCAATATCAAACAGTGAATGTGTCAGATACTGAGCAAAGGTTAAATGCGGTTACCACTGAGTTAGATGCCATTAAAGTTAATGGTGAAAACCTTAAAACTCAGCAAGCAGTGGCTAATGAGCAATTAGCTGCCATTATTAAACAACAGCAAGAACTATCAAATACAGGTCAAACATTATCAGCGCAATGGCAAAATATTTGTAATGAGTTACAGCTGCAAATTACTATAGATAATATCACTGCATTTAATGATTACATCAATCAATGCTCTGAGCAAAAAAACTATTTAGAACAGCATATAAAACAAATAGAACAGCAAGAAGTCACACTAAGAGGGTTACAAACCCAAGTTGATGCTGCAATCAGTGAACAAACAAAACATAGCCACCAAGTTGAATTAGCACAACAGCAAATTGCTACGTTGCAACAGCAAGTAAAAGCAACTGAGTTAGAGCTTACAAATATTGATGAGCAATACAAGACAGATGAAAGTGAATTAAAAACTACATTTGAAAGTTTATCTCTGAGCTTGCCTGAACTAGAAAGTGCCAGTGAGTGGTTTGATAATAAACAGCAAGATTCACAAAACTACACCCACGCTAAAGAGCAAACGACAGCATTACAAGAGCAGTTAACAGCAGCGGGTGTTAAGAGCGATAACTTAGAAAAGCTAATAGTTGAATCTCAGGCGCAATTAAAGCAACACAGTGATGTTTTAAATGAATTTAAACAAAAGCTTGAAGTAGAGCAGAAAACACGTTTCGAATTATTTGCTGATAAAGATGTATCAGAGCAAAGGTTGCTTAGTGAAAAAGCACTTGCGCATATTCAAGAAAAACAAAAACAAGTTCAAACGCAATCGCACAATGCGGCTCAAGCGTTGACAGAAATTAAGGGCCAGTTAAATGCACTAAACATAGAGCTTGAAACTGCCAATACTGAACAAACACAACAAACAGATAAATGGCAAAAACAGTTAGCTGATAGCCCATTTAAAGAGCAAGTTGAGTTTGAAGCTGCATTACTTGATGAAGATGAGCGAGAAGCCCTGATCAAGTTAAAGCAAACATTACAAACAGAACTTGATGGTGCAAAAGCAGTTCAAATTGAAGCTAAAAAACAATTAGAACTTGTTGAAAATTTAGAGCAAAGCAATCAAGCATCGAAATCGAGTTTAAGTGAAGTCACTGAGCAATTAGCAAAACTGGAATCTGATATTTTATTATTAACAGAAAATATCGCTAACGCTAAGTTTAAATTGACAGAAAATGACAAAAAACAAACAAGTCAGGCATTACTAATTGAGCAAATTGCACAAAGCCAAATTGAATTTGATGATATGGCTTATTTACATAGTTTAATTGGCTCACAAAAAGGCGCTAAGTTTAATAAGTTTGCACAAGGTTTGACGCTAGATCATTTAGTGTTCTTAGCCAATAAACAGCTTGATAAACTGCATGGTCGTTATTTATTACAAAGAAAACAAACTGAAGCATTAGAACTACAAGTCATTGATACTTGGCAGGGCGATACAGTGCGCGATACTAAAACCTTATCTGGTGGAGAAAGCTTTTTAGTTAGTCTTGCTTTAGCATTGGCTTTATCTGATTTAGTGAGCCATAAAACCAGCATTGATTCGCTATTTTTAGATGAAGGTTTTGGTACATTAGATAGTGAAACCTTAGATATCGCCCTTAATGCATTAGATAGCTTAAATGCCAGTGGTAAAATGATAGGTGTGATCAGTCATATTGAAGCCATGAAAGAGCGTATTCCTGTGCAAATATTAGTTAAAAAAATGAATGGTCTAGGTGTCAGTAAATTGGAAGATAAATTTAAATTTATCAAGGAGTAA